A window of Rattus norvegicus strain BN/NHsdMcwi chromosome 14, GRCr8, whole genome shotgun sequence contains these coding sequences:
- the Myo1g gene encoding unconventional myosin-Ig isoform X1 has protein sequence MEDEEGPEYGKPDFVLLDQLTMEEFMKNLQLRFEKGRIYTYIGEVLVSVNPYQELPLYGPEAIAKYQGRELYERPPHLYAVANAAYKAMKRRSRDTCIVISGESGAGKTEASKHIMQYIAAVTNPSQRAEVERVKDVLLKSTCVLEAFGNARTNRNHNSSRFGKYMDINFDFKGDPVGGHIHSYLLEKSRVLKQHVGERNFHAFYQLLRGSEDQELQELHLERNPAVYNFTRQGAGLNMGVHNALGSDEKSHQGVMEAMKIIGFSPEEVESIHRILAAILHLGNIEFVETEENGPQKGGLEVADEALVGYVAKLTATPSDLVLRTLLARTVASGGREVIEKSHTVAEASYARDACAKAMYQRLFEWVVNKINSIMEPRDRDPRRDGKDTVIGVLDIYGFEVFPVNSFEQFCINYCNEKLQQLFIQLILKQEQEEYEREGITWQSIEYFNNATIVELVEQPRRGILAVLDEACSTAGPITDRIFLQTLDTHHRHHPHYSSRQLCPTDKTMEFGRDFQIKHYAGDVTYSVEGFIDKNRDSLFQDFKRLLYNSMDPTLRAMWPDGQQDITEVTKRPLTAGTLFKNSMIALVENLASKEPFYVRCIKPNEDKVPGRLDEAHCRHQVEYLGLLENVRVRRAGFASRQPYPRFLLRYKMTCEYTWPNHLLGSDREAVSALLEQHGLQGDVAFGHSKLFIRSPRTLVTLEQSRAHLIPIIVLLLQKAWRGTLARWRCRRLRAIYTIMGWFRRHKVRAHLIELQRRFQAARQPPLYGRDLVWPTPPAVLQPFQDTCHILFSRWRARQLVKNIPPSDMTQIKAKVAAMGALQGLRQDWGCQRAWARDYLSSDTDNPTASHLFAEQLKALREKDGFGTVLFSSHVRKVNRFRKRRDRALLLTDRHLYKLEPGRQYRVMRAVPLDAVTGLSVTSGRDQLVVLHAQGHDDLVVCLHRSQPPLDNRIGELVGMLVSHCQGEGRTLEIRVSDCIPLSQRGARRLISVEPRPEQTEPDFQCSRSTFTLLWPSH, from the exons ATGGAGGATGAAGAAGGTCCTGAGTATGGGAAACCAGACTTTGTGCTTTTGGACcaactaacaatggaggagtttatGAAGAACCTACAGCTCAG GTTTGAGAAGGGCCGTATCTATACCTACATTGGCGAGGTGCTGGTATCTGTGAACCCCTACCAGGAACTGCCATTGTATGGGCCAGAGGCCATTGCCAAGTACCAGGGCCGTGAGCTCTATGAGCGACCACCTCATCTTTACGCCGTGGCCAATGCTGCTTACAAGGCAATGAAGCGCAGATCCAGGGACACCTGCATTGTCATCTCAG GGGAGAGTGGAGCAGGGAAGACGGAAGCCAGCAAGCACATCATGCAGTACATTGCTGCTGTCACCAACCCAAGCCAGAGGGCTGAGGTAGAGAG GGTGAAGGACGTTCTTCTCAAGTCTACCTGTGTGCTGGAAGCCTTTGGCAATGCCCGCACCAACCGCAACCACAACTCCAGCCGCTTTGGCAAGTACATGGACATCAACTTCGACTTCAAGGGGGATCCTGTTGGAGGACACATCCACAGCTACCTGCTAGAGAAG TCTAGGGTTCTCAAGCAGCATGTGGGGGAGAGGAACTTCCATGCTTTCTACCAG TTGCTTCGGGGCAGCGAGGACCAAGAGCTGCAAGAGCTGCATCTGGAGAGAAATCCCGCTGTGTATAATTTCACGCGTCAGGGAGCTGGGCTCAACATGGGTGTGCACAAT GCCTTGGGTAGTGATGAGAAGAGCCACCAAGGAGTGATGGAGGCCATGAAGATTATCGGCTTCAGTCCCGAGGAGGTAGAATCCATCCATCGTATCCTAGCCGCCATATTGCACCTG GGAAACATCGAATttgtggagacagaggaaaaTGGACCACAGAAAGGAGGCCTGGAAGTGGCAGACGAGGCCCTGGTAGGATATGTGGCCAAGCTGACAGCCACCCCCAGCGACCTCGTTCTGCGAACCCTGCTGGCTCGTACAGTGGCTTCAGGGGGCCGAGAGGTCATTGAGAAGAGCCACACTGTGGCTGAGGCCAGCTATGCCCGGGACGCCTGTGCAAAG GCAATGTACCAGCGACTGTTTGAGTGGGTTGTGAACAAGATCAACAGCATCATGGAACCCCGGGACCGGGACCCTCGGCGTGATggcaaggacactgtcattggggTGCTGGACATCTACGGCTTTGAAGTATTCCCTGTCAACAG CTTTGAGCAGTTCTGTATCAACTACTGCAATGAGAAGCTCCAGCAGCTCTTTATCCAGCTGATTCTGAAGCAAGAGCAGGAGGAGTATGAGCGAGAAGGCATCACCTGGCAGAGC ATCGAGTACTTCAACAACGCCACCATTGTGGAACTTGTAGAGCAGCCCCGCCGAGGCATCCTGGCTGTACTAGATGAAGCCTGCAGCACGGCAGGCCCCATCACTGACCGGATCTTCCTGCAGACCCTGGACAcacaccaccgccaccacccaCACTATTCCAGCCGCCAG CTTTGCCCTACGGACAAGACCATGGAGTTTGGCCGAGACTTCCAGATCAAACACTATGCAGGGGATGTCAC GTACTCTGTGGAAGGCTTCATTGACAAGAATAGAGACTCTCTCTTCCAGGACTTCAAACGGCTGCTGTACAATAG CATGGATCCCACCTTGCGAGCCATGTGGCCAGACGGGCAACAGGACATCACAGAAGTGACCAAGCGCCCCCTGACAGCCGGCACACTCTTTAAGAATTCCATGATTGCCCTGGTGGAGAACTTGGCCTCCAAG GAGCCCTTCTATGTCCGCTGCATAAAACCCAACGAAGACAAGGTACCCGGACGACTCGATGAAGCCCACTGTCGTCACCAGGTCGAGTACCTGGGATTACTGGAGAATGTGAGGGTCCGCAGGGCTGGCTTTGCTTCCCGGCAGCCCTACCCTCGGTTCCTGCTCAG GTACAAGATGACCTGTGAGTACACATGGCCCAACCACCTGCTGGGCTCTGACAGGGAGGCGGTGAGCGCCCTTCTGGAGCAGCATGGGCTACAAGGGGATGTGGCCTTTGGTCACAGCAAGCTGTTCATCCGATCCCCAAGGACGCTGGTCACTCTGGAGCAGAGCCGAGCTCACCTGATTCCTATCATTGTGTTACTGCTGCAGAAG GCTTGGCGGGGCACCCTGGCCAGGTGGCGCTGCAGGCGACTGAGGGCCATCTACACCATCATGGGCTGGTTCCGGAGGCACAAAGTACGCGCTCACCTGATTGAACTACAGCGACGGTTCCAGGCTGCACGGCAGCCCCCACTCTATGGCCGTGACCTTGTGTGGCCAACACCACCCGCTGTGCTGCAGCCGTTCCAGGATACTTGCCATATTCTCTTCAGCAG GTGGCGGGCACGGCAGTTAGTGAAGAACATCCCTCCTTCAGACATGACCCAGATCAAGGCCAAGGTGGCTGCTATGGGGGCCTTGCAAGGATTGAGGCAGGACTGGGGCTGCCAGAGGGCCTGGGCCCGAGACTACCTGTCCTCT GACACTGACAACCCCACAGCTTCCCATCTGTTCGCTGAGCAGCTAAAGGCACTTCGGGAGAAGGATGGCTTCGGAACCGTGCTTTTCTCCAGCCACGTGCGCAAG GTGAATCGATTCCGCAAGCGCCGGGACCGGGCCCTTCTGCTCACAGACCGGCATCTCTACAAGCTGGAACCTGGACGACAGTACCGGGTGATGCGGGCTGTGCCTCTGGATGCG GTGACAGGGCTGAGTGTGACCAGTGGACGGGACCAGCTGGTGGTGCTACACGCCCAAGGCCATGATGATCTTGTAGTGTGTCTACACCGTTCCCAGCCACCCCTAGACAATCGAATTGGGGAGCTGGTGGGCATGCTGGTTTCACACTGCCAGGG GGAGGGACGAACCCTGGAGATCCGTGTCTCTGACTGTATCCCACTGAGCCAGCGTGGTGCCCGGCGCCTCATTTCCGTAGAGCCCAGGCCAGAGCAGACTGAGCCAGATTTCCAATGCAGCCGCAGTACCTTTACCCTCCTCTGGCCAAGCCACTGA
- the Myo1g gene encoding unconventional myosin-Ig isoform X2: MWGRGTSMLSTSCFGAARTKSCKSCIWREIPLCIISRVRELGSTWALGSDEKSHQGVMEAMKIIGFSPEEVESIHRILAAILHLGNIEFVETEENGPQKGGLEVADEALVGYVAKLTATPSDLVLRTLLARTVASGGREVIEKSHTVAEASYARDACAKAMYQRLFEWVVNKINSIMEPRDRDPRRDGKDTVIGVLDIYGFEVFPVNSFEQFCINYCNEKLQQLFIQLILKQEQEEYEREGITWQSIEYFNNATIVELVEQPRRGILAVLDEACSTAGPITDRIFLQTLDTHHRHHPHYSSRQLCPTDKTMEFGRDFQIKHYAGDVTYSVEGFIDKNRDSLFQDFKRLLYNSMDPTLRAMWPDGQQDITEVTKRPLTAGTLFKNSMIALVENLASKEPFYVRCIKPNEDKVPGRLDEAHCRHQVEYLGLLENVRVRRAGFASRQPYPRFLLRYKMTCEYTWPNHLLGSDREAVSALLEQHGLQGDVAFGHSKLFIRSPRTLVTLEQSRAHLIPIIVLLLQKAWRGTLARWRCRRLRAIYTIMGWFRRHKVRAHLIELQRRFQAARQPPLYGRDLVWPTPPAVLQPFQDTCHILFSRWRARQLVKNIPPSDMTQIKAKVAAMGALQGLRQDWGCQRAWARDYLSSDTDNPTASHLFAEQLKALREKDGFGTVLFSSHVRKVNRFRKRRDRALLLTDRHLYKLEPGRQYRVMRAVPLDAVTGLSVTSGRDQLVVLHAQGHDDLVVCLHRSQPPLDNRIGELVGMLVSHCQGEGRTLEIRVSDCIPLSQRGARRLISVEPRPEQTEPDFQCSRSTFTLLWPSH; the protein is encoded by the exons ATGTGGGGGAGAGGAACTTCCATGCTTTCTACCAG TTGCTTCGGGGCAGCGAGGACCAAGAGCTGCAAGAGCTGCATCTGGAGAGAAATCCCGCTGTGTATAATTTCACGCGTCAGGGAGCTGGGCTCAACATGG GCCTTGGGTAGTGATGAGAAGAGCCACCAAGGAGTGATGGAGGCCATGAAGATTATCGGCTTCAGTCCCGAGGAGGTAGAATCCATCCATCGTATCCTAGCCGCCATATTGCACCTG GGAAACATCGAATttgtggagacagaggaaaaTGGACCACAGAAAGGAGGCCTGGAAGTGGCAGACGAGGCCCTGGTAGGATATGTGGCCAAGCTGACAGCCACCCCCAGCGACCTCGTTCTGCGAACCCTGCTGGCTCGTACAGTGGCTTCAGGGGGCCGAGAGGTCATTGAGAAGAGCCACACTGTGGCTGAGGCCAGCTATGCCCGGGACGCCTGTGCAAAG GCAATGTACCAGCGACTGTTTGAGTGGGTTGTGAACAAGATCAACAGCATCATGGAACCCCGGGACCGGGACCCTCGGCGTGATggcaaggacactgtcattggggTGCTGGACATCTACGGCTTTGAAGTATTCCCTGTCAACAG CTTTGAGCAGTTCTGTATCAACTACTGCAATGAGAAGCTCCAGCAGCTCTTTATCCAGCTGATTCTGAAGCAAGAGCAGGAGGAGTATGAGCGAGAAGGCATCACCTGGCAGAGC ATCGAGTACTTCAACAACGCCACCATTGTGGAACTTGTAGAGCAGCCCCGCCGAGGCATCCTGGCTGTACTAGATGAAGCCTGCAGCACGGCAGGCCCCATCACTGACCGGATCTTCCTGCAGACCCTGGACAcacaccaccgccaccacccaCACTATTCCAGCCGCCAG CTTTGCCCTACGGACAAGACCATGGAGTTTGGCCGAGACTTCCAGATCAAACACTATGCAGGGGATGTCAC GTACTCTGTGGAAGGCTTCATTGACAAGAATAGAGACTCTCTCTTCCAGGACTTCAAACGGCTGCTGTACAATAG CATGGATCCCACCTTGCGAGCCATGTGGCCAGACGGGCAACAGGACATCACAGAAGTGACCAAGCGCCCCCTGACAGCCGGCACACTCTTTAAGAATTCCATGATTGCCCTGGTGGAGAACTTGGCCTCCAAG GAGCCCTTCTATGTCCGCTGCATAAAACCCAACGAAGACAAGGTACCCGGACGACTCGATGAAGCCCACTGTCGTCACCAGGTCGAGTACCTGGGATTACTGGAGAATGTGAGGGTCCGCAGGGCTGGCTTTGCTTCCCGGCAGCCCTACCCTCGGTTCCTGCTCAG GTACAAGATGACCTGTGAGTACACATGGCCCAACCACCTGCTGGGCTCTGACAGGGAGGCGGTGAGCGCCCTTCTGGAGCAGCATGGGCTACAAGGGGATGTGGCCTTTGGTCACAGCAAGCTGTTCATCCGATCCCCAAGGACGCTGGTCACTCTGGAGCAGAGCCGAGCTCACCTGATTCCTATCATTGTGTTACTGCTGCAGAAG GCTTGGCGGGGCACCCTGGCCAGGTGGCGCTGCAGGCGACTGAGGGCCATCTACACCATCATGGGCTGGTTCCGGAGGCACAAAGTACGCGCTCACCTGATTGAACTACAGCGACGGTTCCAGGCTGCACGGCAGCCCCCACTCTATGGCCGTGACCTTGTGTGGCCAACACCACCCGCTGTGCTGCAGCCGTTCCAGGATACTTGCCATATTCTCTTCAGCAG GTGGCGGGCACGGCAGTTAGTGAAGAACATCCCTCCTTCAGACATGACCCAGATCAAGGCCAAGGTGGCTGCTATGGGGGCCTTGCAAGGATTGAGGCAGGACTGGGGCTGCCAGAGGGCCTGGGCCCGAGACTACCTGTCCTCT GACACTGACAACCCCACAGCTTCCCATCTGTTCGCTGAGCAGCTAAAGGCACTTCGGGAGAAGGATGGCTTCGGAACCGTGCTTTTCTCCAGCCACGTGCGCAAG GTGAATCGATTCCGCAAGCGCCGGGACCGGGCCCTTCTGCTCACAGACCGGCATCTCTACAAGCTGGAACCTGGACGACAGTACCGGGTGATGCGGGCTGTGCCTCTGGATGCG GTGACAGGGCTGAGTGTGACCAGTGGACGGGACCAGCTGGTGGTGCTACACGCCCAAGGCCATGATGATCTTGTAGTGTGTCTACACCGTTCCCAGCCACCCCTAGACAATCGAATTGGGGAGCTGGTGGGCATGCTGGTTTCACACTGCCAGGG GGAGGGACGAACCCTGGAGATCCGTGTCTCTGACTGTATCCCACTGAGCCAGCGTGGTGCCCGGCGCCTCATTTCCGTAGAGCCCAGGCCAGAGCAGACTGAGCCAGATTTCCAATGCAGCCGCAGTACCTTTACCCTCCTCTGGCCAAGCCACTGA
- the Myo1g gene encoding unconventional myosin-Ig produces the protein MEDEEGPEYGKPDFVLLDQLTMEEFMKNLQLRFEKGRIYTYIGEVLVSVNPYQELPLYGPEAIAKYQGRELYERPPHLYAVANAAYKAMKRRSRDTCIVISGESGAGKTEASKHIMQYIAAVTNPSQRAEVERVKDVLLKSTCVLEAFGNARTNRNHNSSRFGKYMDINFDFKGDPVGGHIHSYLLEKSRVLKQHVGERNFHAFYQLLRGSEDQELQELHLERNPAVYNFTRQGAGLNMGALGSDEKSHQGVMEAMKIIGFSPEEVESIHRILAAILHLGNIEFVETEENGPQKGGLEVADEALVGYVAKLTATPSDLVLRTLLARTVASGGREVIEKSHTVAEASYARDACAKAMYQRLFEWVVNKINSIMEPRDRDPRRDGKDTVIGVLDIYGFEVFPVNSFEQFCINYCNEKLQQLFIQLILKQEQEEYEREGITWQSIEYFNNATIVELVEQPRRGILAVLDEACSTAGPITDRIFLQTLDTHHRHHPHYSSRQLCPTDKTMEFGRDFQIKHYAGDVTYSVEGFIDKNRDSLFQDFKRLLYNSMDPTLRAMWPDGQQDITEVTKRPLTAGTLFKNSMIALVENLASKEPFYVRCIKPNEDKVPGRLDEAHCRHQVEYLGLLENVRVRRAGFASRQPYPRFLLRYKMTCEYTWPNHLLGSDREAVSALLEQHGLQGDVAFGHSKLFIRSPRTLVTLEQSRAHLIPIIVLLLQKAWRGTLARWRCRRLRAIYTIMGWFRRHKVRAHLIELQRRFQAARQPPLYGRDLVWPTPPAVLQPFQDTCHILFSRWRARQLVKNIPPSDMTQIKAKVAAMGALQGLRQDWGCQRAWARDYLSSDTDNPTASHLFAEQLKALREKDGFGTVLFSSHVRKVNRFRKRRDRALLLTDRHLYKLEPGRQYRVMRAVPLDAVTGLSVTSGRDQLVVLHAQGHDDLVVCLHRSQPPLDNRIGELVGMLVSHCQGEGRTLEIRVSDCIPLSQRGARRLISVEPRPEQTEPDFQCSRSTFTLLWPSH, from the exons ATGGAGGATGAAGAAGGTCCTGAGTATGGGAAACCAGACTTTGTGCTTTTGGACcaactaacaatggaggagtttatGAAGAACCTACAGCTCAG GTTTGAGAAGGGCCGTATCTATACCTACATTGGCGAGGTGCTGGTATCTGTGAACCCCTACCAGGAACTGCCATTGTATGGGCCAGAGGCCATTGCCAAGTACCAGGGCCGTGAGCTCTATGAGCGACCACCTCATCTTTACGCCGTGGCCAATGCTGCTTACAAGGCAATGAAGCGCAGATCCAGGGACACCTGCATTGTCATCTCAG GGGAGAGTGGAGCAGGGAAGACGGAAGCCAGCAAGCACATCATGCAGTACATTGCTGCTGTCACCAACCCAAGCCAGAGGGCTGAGGTAGAGAG GGTGAAGGACGTTCTTCTCAAGTCTACCTGTGTGCTGGAAGCCTTTGGCAATGCCCGCACCAACCGCAACCACAACTCCAGCCGCTTTGGCAAGTACATGGACATCAACTTCGACTTCAAGGGGGATCCTGTTGGAGGACACATCCACAGCTACCTGCTAGAGAAG TCTAGGGTTCTCAAGCAGCATGTGGGGGAGAGGAACTTCCATGCTTTCTACCAG TTGCTTCGGGGCAGCGAGGACCAAGAGCTGCAAGAGCTGCATCTGGAGAGAAATCCCGCTGTGTATAATTTCACGCGTCAGGGAGCTGGGCTCAACATGGGT GCCTTGGGTAGTGATGAGAAGAGCCACCAAGGAGTGATGGAGGCCATGAAGATTATCGGCTTCAGTCCCGAGGAGGTAGAATCCATCCATCGTATCCTAGCCGCCATATTGCACCTG GGAAACATCGAATttgtggagacagaggaaaaTGGACCACAGAAAGGAGGCCTGGAAGTGGCAGACGAGGCCCTGGTAGGATATGTGGCCAAGCTGACAGCCACCCCCAGCGACCTCGTTCTGCGAACCCTGCTGGCTCGTACAGTGGCTTCAGGGGGCCGAGAGGTCATTGAGAAGAGCCACACTGTGGCTGAGGCCAGCTATGCCCGGGACGCCTGTGCAAAG GCAATGTACCAGCGACTGTTTGAGTGGGTTGTGAACAAGATCAACAGCATCATGGAACCCCGGGACCGGGACCCTCGGCGTGATggcaaggacactgtcattggggTGCTGGACATCTACGGCTTTGAAGTATTCCCTGTCAACAG CTTTGAGCAGTTCTGTATCAACTACTGCAATGAGAAGCTCCAGCAGCTCTTTATCCAGCTGATTCTGAAGCAAGAGCAGGAGGAGTATGAGCGAGAAGGCATCACCTGGCAGAGC ATCGAGTACTTCAACAACGCCACCATTGTGGAACTTGTAGAGCAGCCCCGCCGAGGCATCCTGGCTGTACTAGATGAAGCCTGCAGCACGGCAGGCCCCATCACTGACCGGATCTTCCTGCAGACCCTGGACAcacaccaccgccaccacccaCACTATTCCAGCCGCCAG CTTTGCCCTACGGACAAGACCATGGAGTTTGGCCGAGACTTCCAGATCAAACACTATGCAGGGGATGTCAC GTACTCTGTGGAAGGCTTCATTGACAAGAATAGAGACTCTCTCTTCCAGGACTTCAAACGGCTGCTGTACAATAG CATGGATCCCACCTTGCGAGCCATGTGGCCAGACGGGCAACAGGACATCACAGAAGTGACCAAGCGCCCCCTGACAGCCGGCACACTCTTTAAGAATTCCATGATTGCCCTGGTGGAGAACTTGGCCTCCAAG GAGCCCTTCTATGTCCGCTGCATAAAACCCAACGAAGACAAGGTACCCGGACGACTCGATGAAGCCCACTGTCGTCACCAGGTCGAGTACCTGGGATTACTGGAGAATGTGAGGGTCCGCAGGGCTGGCTTTGCTTCCCGGCAGCCCTACCCTCGGTTCCTGCTCAG GTACAAGATGACCTGTGAGTACACATGGCCCAACCACCTGCTGGGCTCTGACAGGGAGGCGGTGAGCGCCCTTCTGGAGCAGCATGGGCTACAAGGGGATGTGGCCTTTGGTCACAGCAAGCTGTTCATCCGATCCCCAAGGACGCTGGTCACTCTGGAGCAGAGCCGAGCTCACCTGATTCCTATCATTGTGTTACTGCTGCAGAAG GCTTGGCGGGGCACCCTGGCCAGGTGGCGCTGCAGGCGACTGAGGGCCATCTACACCATCATGGGCTGGTTCCGGAGGCACAAAGTACGCGCTCACCTGATTGAACTACAGCGACGGTTCCAGGCTGCACGGCAGCCCCCACTCTATGGCCGTGACCTTGTGTGGCCAACACCACCCGCTGTGCTGCAGCCGTTCCAGGATACTTGCCATATTCTCTTCAGCAG GTGGCGGGCACGGCAGTTAGTGAAGAACATCCCTCCTTCAGACATGACCCAGATCAAGGCCAAGGTGGCTGCTATGGGGGCCTTGCAAGGATTGAGGCAGGACTGGGGCTGCCAGAGGGCCTGGGCCCGAGACTACCTGTCCTCT GACACTGACAACCCCACAGCTTCCCATCTGTTCGCTGAGCAGCTAAAGGCACTTCGGGAGAAGGATGGCTTCGGAACCGTGCTTTTCTCCAGCCACGTGCGCAAG GTGAATCGATTCCGCAAGCGCCGGGACCGGGCCCTTCTGCTCACAGACCGGCATCTCTACAAGCTGGAACCTGGACGACAGTACCGGGTGATGCGGGCTGTGCCTCTGGATGCG GTGACAGGGCTGAGTGTGACCAGTGGACGGGACCAGCTGGTGGTGCTACACGCCCAAGGCCATGATGATCTTGTAGTGTGTCTACACCGTTCCCAGCCACCCCTAGACAATCGAATTGGGGAGCTGGTGGGCATGCTGGTTTCACACTGCCAGGG GGAGGGACGAACCCTGGAGATCCGTGTCTCTGACTGTATCCCACTGAGCCAGCGTGGTGCCCGGCGCCTCATTTCCGTAGAGCCCAGGCCAGAGCAGACTGAGCCAGATTTCCAATGCAGCCGCAGTACCTTTACCCTCCTCTGGCCAAGCCACTGA